The Quercus robur chromosome 7, dhQueRobu3.1, whole genome shotgun sequence genome has a segment encoding these proteins:
- the LOC126692428 gene encoding receptor-like protein 7 isoform X3 has product MRISLLSWLFFIPICSLFLNFGIFVVSQSQTCLSDQRDLLIGLKKSLMFNRSLSTKLLHWNETQFPDCCLWKGVNCSKEGRVVGLDLFNESIMGGLHHNSSIFSLQYLEYLNLAYNKLSSTIPSQFGNLTSLRSLNLSNAGFAGQVPNAISRLTRLVTLDLSTLSFLSDNTLKLEEPNLAKLVQNLSEIKQLYLDGVNISASGEEWCQALSSSLSNLSVLSMSNCYLSGPLNSSLQKLQSLSIIRLDNNNFSAAPVPEFFAEFRNLTSLGLSSCGLNGTFPEKIFQVLTLQTLDLSNNELLKGSLPEFLPNGSLRSLLLSGTKFSGALPDSIGNLAMLSRIDLSRCNFSGSIPNSMGNLTQLVYLDMSSNSFTGLIPSFSMAKKLTQIYLSHNDLTGKIDSLNWKDLLNLVILDLGNNSLEGNIPASLFSLPSLQILRLSHNQFSGRLGFNVSSHLLNTLDLSSNNLEGPVPTSVFKLKGLKLLSLSSNNFSGPFQLNKIQQLRNLSNLDLSFNSLSVEYNETNSLLSSFPQITTLRLASFKLKTFPYFLRNQSKLTILDLSINQITGEIPSWIWKLNNLLNLNLSDNLLRGPLHNLPSTLSLSILDLSSNKLQGQLPTLPPSAIYLDLSRNNFTSFIPAGILSSLSVASLLYLSNNQLSGSIPVSICNAPYLQVLDLHNNFLNGTIPQCFYGMTETLGVFDLRRNKLGGNLSDSFPVNCGLLTLNLNGNLLEGVVPKSLGNCKSLEVLDLGNNKIKDAFPCYLKNISSLHVLILRSNQFYGSIDCGGPNTSWPMLQIVDLASNNFIGRLPRESIFAWKAMMAQARIQYLQFGILHFSQNYYQDMIRVTIKGLDIELVRILTLFTSIDVSCNNLNGTIPEEIGELKSLRLLNFSHNALTGHIPPSLGNLTQLESLDLSSNNLTGEIPVQLADSLTFLSFLNLSFNHLVGLIPFLKQFSTFSESSYEGNKGLCGVPLETKCTYGTAPPPLATQKSEGTSSTTLIGFDWQFILTGLGFGVGAAVVVAPLTFWEKGRKWHDDGIDKILLVILPMMGLSYAGCYNAKVEAEEDIEDENTEDSEDEDDDDEMEDEEFHGRYCVICSKLDISRKSVIHDPQCTCHNSPPISSSSSTSSSSS; this is encoded by the coding sequence ATGAGAATTTCACTCCTTTCATGGCTTTTCTTCATACCCATTTGCTCACTTTTCCTCAACTTTGGTATTTTTGTGGTGTCTCAATCTCAAACATGTCTTAGCGATCAGCGAGACTTGTTGATCGGATTGAAGAAAAGTCTCATGTTCAACCGTTCGTTGTCCACAAAACTGTTGCACTGGAATGAAACCCAGTTTCCTGATTGCTGTTTGTGGAAAGGTGTAAACTGCAGCAAGGAGGGACGTGTGGTTGGTCTCGACCTCTTCAACGAATCCATCATGGGTGGACTTCATCACAATTCAAGCATTTTCAGTCTCCAGTATCTTGAGTACCTGAATTTGGCTTATAACAAGTTGAGTTCTACGATTCCATCTCAGTTTGGCAATCTGACGAGTTTGCGTAGTTTGAATTTGTCAAATGCTGGCTTTGCAGGGCAGGTTCCAAATGCGATTTCACGTCTCACAAGGTTGGTTACTCTCGATTTGTCTACCCTTTCTTTCTTGAGTGATAATACGCTGAAACTTGAGGAACCAAATTTAGCTAAGCTGGTTCAGAATCTTTCGGAGATTAAGCAACTATATCTTGATGGTGTAAATATATCAGCGTCAGGGGAAGAGTGGTGCCAGGCCTTATCATCTTCATTGTCAAATCTAAGTGTGTTGAGCATGTCAAATTGTTATCTTTCAGGGCCTCTTAATTCCTCCTTACAGAAGCTTCAGTCTCTGTCAATTATTCGTCTTGATAATAACAACTTTTCTGCTGCTCCAGTTCCAGaattttttgctgaattcaGAAATTTGACTTCCTTGGGTCTCAGTTCTTGTGGATTGAATGGAACATTTCCTGAAAAAATCTTCCAGGTTCTAACACTGCAGACACTTGACTTGTCAAATAATGAACTACTTAAAGGTTCTTTGCCAGAATTTCTTCCAAATGGTTCTCTTCGGTCACTGCTGCTTAGTGGTACAAAATTTTCAGGGGCACTGCCAGATTCTATTGGTAACCTTGCAATGTTGTCCAGAATAGATCTTTCTAGGTGCAATTTCAGTGGATCAATACCGAACTCTATGGGAAATCTTACTCAATTGGTTTATTTGGACATGTCATCAAACAGCTTCACCGGACTAATTCCATCATTCAGCATGGCCAAGAAGTTGACCCAGATATACCTTTCCCATAATGATCTAACAGGTAAGATTGATTCCCTTAACTGGAAGGATCTTCTGAATCTGGTGATTCTCGACTTGGGTAACAATTCACTTGAAGGGAATATTCCGGCCTCCCTGTTTTCCCTTCCATCATTGCAAATATTACGACTTTCCCACAACCAATTTTCTGGTCGGCTTGGATTTAATGTTTCTTCTCACCTTCTGAACACCCTTGATTTGAGTAGCAACAACTTGGAAGGGCCAGTACCAACGTCTGTCTTTAAACTTAAAGGTCTCAAGCTTCTCTCACTTTCTTCTAACAACTTTAGTGGACCCTTTCAGCTTAATAAGATTCAGCAGTTGAGAAACCTTTCCAATCTTGATCTTTCATTCAACAGCTTGTCTGTTGAATATAATGAAACTAATTCTCTATTATCTTCTTTTCCCCAAATTACCACTTTAAGATTGGCTTCGTTCAAGTTGAAAACTTTTCCTTATTTCTTGAGAAACCAATCCAAATTAACCATTCTAGACCTTTCAATTAACCAGATTACCGGAGAGATTCCCAGCTGGATCTGGAAACTTAATAATCTTCTGAACCTAAATCTCTCTGATAACCTCCTGAGAGGGCCTTTACACAATCTTCCTTCTACGTTAAGTTTAAGTATCCTAGATCTTAGTTCCAACAAACTCCAGGGGCAACTCCCAACTCTCCCACCATCTGCCATATATCTGGATCTCTCAAGGAATAATTTCACCTCTTTTATACCTGCTGGCATTCTCAGCTCCCTCAGTGTTGCTTCTCTCTTATATCTTTCAAACAATCAATTATCTGGCAGTATCCCTGTATCAATATGCAATGCTCCATATCTGCAAGTTCTTGATCTgcacaataattttttgaatggcACTATTCCCCAATGCTTCTATGGAATGACTGAGACTCTCGGGGTGTTCGATTTGAGAAGGAACAAACTTGGTGGCAATTTATCTGATTCGTTTCCAGTTAATTGTGGTTTACTAACTCTAAATCTCAATGGAAACCTATTAGAAGGAGTGGTACCAAAGTCTTTGGGGAATTGCAAAAGTTTGGAGGTCTTGGACCTGGGGAACAATAAGATAAAGGATGCCTTCCCATGTTACCTGAAGAACATATCCTCGTTGCATGTCCTTATCTTGCGATCTAACCAATTTTATGGGTCCATTGATTGTGGAGGGCCAAATACCTCTTGGCCAATGCTTCAAATTGTTGACCTCGCTTCAAACAATTTTATTGGTCGACTTCCAAGAGAATCCATTTTTGCTTGGAAGGCAATGATGGCCCAGGCACGAATTCAATACCTCCAATTTGGAATCCTACATTTCAGTCAAAATTATTATCAAGATATGATAAGAGTTACCATTAAAGGTCTAGACATTGAGCTGGTTAGGATTTTAACTCTTTTCACTTCAATTGATGTATCCTGCAACAATCTTAATGGGACAATACCAGAAGAAATAGGAGAGCTCAAATCATTACGTCTTCTCAACTTCTCGCATAATGCTCTTACAGGCCACATTCCACCATCTCTGGGCAACTTGACTCAATTGGAATCATTGGACTTGTCAAGCAACAACCTTACGGGGGAGATCCCTGTGCAACTTGCAGATAGTCTTACTTTCCTTTCATTCCTAAACCTTTCCTTCAATCACTTGGTGGGGCTAATTCCATTTTTGAAGCAATTTTCTACATTTTCAGAATCTTCCTATGAAGGGAACAAAGGATTATGTGGAGTCCCGTTGGAGACAAAATGCACATATGGTACAGCTCCACCACCTTTAGCAACACAAAAATCTGAAGGCACAAGTTCAACTACTTTGATTGGATTTGATTGGCAGTTCATACTGACCGGATTGGGTTTTGGGGTTGGAGCAGCAGTTGTTGTTGCTCCCTTAACATTTTgggagaaaggaagaaaatggcACGATGATGGCATTGACAAGATTCTTCTGGTTATTCTTCCAATGATGGGATTGTCTTACGCTGGCTGCTATAATGCAAAG